In Carya illinoinensis cultivar Pawnee chromosome 7, C.illinoinensisPawnee_v1, whole genome shotgun sequence, the following are encoded in one genomic region:
- the LOC122314675 gene encoding ARM REPEAT PROTEIN INTERACTING WITH ABF2-like, with amino-acid sequence MDQDNQRGQPSASTRSLKRKLEPEFEHPNEESGERKVLVLEQPRHCLAPQDHNLVPEILAHVNLLHSTFSSAEADRSAARRATVFLSQLAENEDMVNVIVDCGAVPALVKHLQAPAVVKGCSSPRPYEHEVEKGSAYALGLLAVKPEHQQLIVDAGALPHLVDLLKRHKNGCNSQAVNGVIRRAADLITNLAHENSCIKTRVRIEGGIPPLVQLLEYAGTKVQRAAAGALRTLAFKNDENKTQIVACNALPTLVLMLWSEDATIHYESVGVIGNLVHSSPKVKKEVLLAGALQPVIRLLSSCCPESQREAALLLGQFAGADSDCKVHIVQRGAVRPLIEMLQSPDTQLSEMSAFALGRLAQDTHNQAGIAQGGGIMPLLKLLDSKNGSLQHNAAFALYGLADNEDNVADIIKVGGVQKLQDGEFTVQPTKDCVAKTLKRLEDKIHGRVLNHLLYLMRVSEKAVQTKVALAFAHLCAPGDQNTIFIHSSGLDLLIGLLESTSLKQQRDGSVALHKLATKAISLSPLDSAPPSPNPQVYLGEQYVNNPTLSDVTFLVEGKRFYAHRICLLASSDAFRAMFDGGYRERDAKDVEIPNIKWKVFELMMRFIYTGSLEVDLDVAQDLLRAADQYLLDGLKRLCEYAIAQDICVENVSLMYELSEAFNAMSLRQACILFILEQFDKLSAKPWYSHLMKCIIPEIRNFFINTLSKRIQADLRQT; translated from the exons ATGGATCAGGACAACCAGAGGGGCCAGCCCTCCGCTTCCACACGAAGCTTGAAGCGGAAGCTGGAGCCTGAATTCGAACACCCAAACGAGGAGAGTGGGGAGCGCAAGGTTCTCGTTCTTGAGCAGCCCCGCCACTGCTTGGCTCCCCAGGACCACAACCTTGTCCCAGAGATACTTGCCCACGTGAATCTCCTCCATTCTACTTTCTCTTCCGCCGAAGCCGATCGCTCCGCCGCCAGGCGTGCCACTGTTTTCCTCTCCCAACTCGCGGAAAACG AGGACATGGTAAACGTGATAGTGGACTGTGGAGCTGTTCCAGCTTTGGTAAAGCATCTCCAGGCACCGGCGGTGGTAAAAGGCTGCAGCAGTCCGAGGCCTTATGAGCATGAGGTGGAGAAAGGAAGCGCTTATGCACTTGGACTTCTCGCTGTCAAA CCAGAACATCAACAACTCATAGTTGATGCTGGAGCTCTACCACATCTTGTGGATTTGTTAAAGAGGCACAAGAATGGTTGTAACTCCCAAGCAGTCAATGGTGTTATTAGGAGAGCTGCTGATTTAATAACTAACCTAGCTCATGAAAATAGCTGCATTAAAACCCGTGTCAG GATTGAAGGTGGTATCCCTCCTCTTGTTCAACTGCTTGAGTATGCTGGTACAAAGGTACAAAGAGCAGCTGCAGGGGCCCTGCGAACCCTTGCATTCAAAAATGATGAAAACAAAACTCAG ATTGTAGCATGCAACGCTCTACCAACCCTTGTACTGATGCTTTGGTCTGAGGATGCCACTATACATTATGAATCG GTTGGTGTGATAGGTAACCTGGTCCATTCATCcccaaaagttaaaaaagaagtTCTCCTAGCTGGAGCTTTACAACCTGTTATCAGATTGCTTAG TTCGTGCTGTCCGGAGAGCCAAAGAGAAGCAGCTCTGTTGCTTGGTCAATTTGCTGGAGCTGATTCTGATTGCAAG GTACACATTGTTCAGAGGGGTGCTGTCCGGCCATTAATTGAGATGCTTCAGTCACCAGATACACAGCTTAGTGAGATGTCAGCTTTTGCACTTGGGAGGTTGGCACAG GATACACACAACCAAGCTGGCATTGCTCAAGGTGGAGGAATAATGCCTCTACTCAAGCTTCTTGATTCAAAAAATGGGTCTTTGCAACATAATGCCGCTTTTGCTTTATATGGTCTTGCAGATAATGAG GACAATGTTGCAGATATTATCAAAGTTGGTGGTGTTCAGAAACTTCAAGATGGAGAATTCACAGTTCAA CCAACTAAAGATTGTGTGGCAAAGACATTGAAAAGATTAGAGGACAAGATTCATGGGCGA GTACTAAATCACCTGCTATATCTGATGCGGGTTTCAGAGAAAGCTGTTCAAACAAAGGTTGCCTTGGCTTTTGCTCATCTTTGTGCCCCTGGCGATCAAAACACTATTTTTATCCATAGCAGTG GTTTAGACTTATTGATTGGGCTTCTAGAATCTACAAGTCTGAAGCAGCAACGTGATGGTTCGGTAGCCTTGCACAAGTTGGCTACCAAAGCTATTTCACTCTCTCCTTTGGATTCTGCTCCTCCATCACCAAACCCACAG GTGTATTTGGGTGAGCAATATGTAAACAATCCTACACTTTCTGATGTCACATTCTTAGTTGAAG GTAAACGGTTCTATGCTCACAGAATTTGTCTTCTTGCTTCTTCGGATGCATTCCGTGCAATGTTTGATGGTGGCTATAGG GAGAGGGATGCTAAAGATGTAGAAATTCCAAATATTAAATGGAAAGTTTTTGAGCTGATGATGAG ATTCATATACACAGGATCATTAGAAGTTGATCTGGATGTTGCCCAGGATCTCCTTAGAGCTGCTGACCAGTATCTTTTGGATGGTCTTAAGCGTCTCTGCGAGTATGCCATTGCTCAG GATATTTGTGTGGAAAATGTTTCTCTCATGTATGAGCTATCAGAGGCCTTTAATGCTATGTCATTGAGGCAAGCATGCATACTGTTTATTTTGGAGCAGTTTGACAAATTGAGTGCCAAGCCATG GTACTCCCACCTAATGAAGTGCATTATACCAGAGATACGCAATTTCTTCATTAATACTCTTTCTAAGCGTATCCAAGCTGATTTGCGGCAAACTTAG